A single region of the Halobacterium wangiae genome encodes:
- a CDS encoding AAA family ATPase, whose protein sequence is MDAAAARESTGEILETVRAAVIAEDRFLEDVMTALLADGHALLEDVPGTGKTLTAQSFATALGLEFSRIQFTPDLLPADITGSNIYNEAEGTFEFQRGPIFSNVVLADEINRAPPKTQAALLEAMGEGQVSVNGTTHQLPEPFFVIATQNPVEQEGTFGLPEAQRDRFMVKTSMGYPEMDGELELIDRRANRFEHVPSVDPVLSGAGTVADLQHVPETVDVEDRLREYLVRVGRLTRKDGRVDVGVSPRGIQKLFECTRARAAFRGRDYAVPDDVKEVAVPALQHRLVLSAEAQAQGVESRQVVVDVLDELEVPAVGEAQ, encoded by the coding sequence GGTTCGAGCGGCGGTGATCGCGGAGGACCGGTTCCTAGAGGACGTGATGACCGCGTTGCTCGCCGACGGTCACGCACTCCTAGAGGACGTCCCGGGGACGGGGAAAACGTTGACCGCGCAGAGCTTCGCGACCGCACTCGGCCTTGAGTTCTCTCGAATTCAGTTCACGCCGGACCTGCTGCCAGCGGATATCACCGGGTCGAACATCTATAATGAAGCCGAGGGGACCTTCGAGTTCCAGCGCGGCCCGATTTTCTCGAACGTGGTGCTCGCCGACGAGATCAATCGCGCGCCGCCGAAGACGCAAGCTGCGCTCCTGGAAGCGATGGGTGAGGGCCAGGTAAGTGTGAACGGGACGACCCACCAGCTCCCGGAGCCGTTTTTCGTGATTGCGACGCAGAACCCCGTCGAACAGGAAGGCACGTTCGGGCTGCCCGAGGCCCAACGCGACCGCTTCATGGTCAAGACCAGTATGGGTTATCCGGAAATGGACGGTGAGCTGGAGCTCATCGACCGGCGCGCGAACCGCTTCGAACACGTCCCGAGCGTCGACCCCGTGTTATCTGGCGCAGGAACGGTTGCGGACCTGCAGCACGTCCCGGAGACCGTTGACGTCGAGGACCGCTTGCGCGAGTACCTGGTGCGGGTTGGGCGGTTGACCCGGAAGGATGGTCGCGTGGATGTGGGCGTCAGTCCACGCGGCATCCAGAAGCTCTTCGAATGCACGCGCGCCCGGGCCGCCTTCAGAGGCCGCGACTACGCGGTTCCCGATGACGTGAAGGAGGTCGCGGTGCCGGCGCTCCAGCACCGGTTGGTGCTCAGCGCCGAGGCGCAGGCCCAGGGTGTCGAATCCCGCCAGGTCGTCGTGGACGTCCTCGACGAACTCGAGGTGCCAGCCGTCGGCGAGGCACAGTGA